In a single window of the Pseudodesulfovibrio profundus genome:
- a CDS encoding PA2779 family protein encodes MFNRFNRFVCMAVIMSLVMLNVSVPMAKAAMISTETSISASMNEENRAVVQDFFERSDLRQALESHGIDVDEAQARVDALSDAEVAQLAQQIEEMPAGAGALGTIVGAAVLIFVILLITDIAGATDVFPFVNK; translated from the coding sequence ATGTTTAATAGATTCAATCGGTTTGTCTGCATGGCTGTCATCATGTCACTGGTCATGCTCAATGTGTCCGTGCCTATGGCAAAGGCGGCAATGATCTCCACCGAGACCTCCATCTCTGCGTCCATGAATGAAGAAAACCGCGCTGTCGTGCAGGACTTTTTCGAGAGAAGCGATCTGCGTCAGGCTCTTGAAAGCCACGGAATTGACGTTGATGAAGCGCAGGCTCGGGTAGACGCCCTGTCTGATGCCGAAGTGGCGCAGCTTGCACAGCAAATTGAAGAAATGCCTGCCGGTGCCGGTGCACTCGGAACTATTGTCGGTGCTGCCGTGCTGATCTTTGTCATACTGCTTATTACCGACATAGCGGGGGCGACGGATGTCTTCCCCTTTGTGAATAAGTAG